The following is a genomic window from Ignavibacteria bacterium.
GATTTCCGTAAATCGAGAAAGAATTCGCATGCATTTTTTCACCGGAAGTTTTTTTGAAATTCAGGATATGGTTTACTGCAATTCTATAAATCCATGTTCTCAATTTACTTTTAGCTTCGAAACGGGAGAGGTTCGTAATTACTTTAATGAGGACTTCCTGAGTAATATCTTTTGCTTCCTCGGGATTGAAAACCATCCGTAATGCAATGTTGTAAATGTAATTCTGATTGTCTTTTATAATTTGTTCAAGCGCTTTTTTATCACCGTTTTTTGCTAATTCGATGGTTTCAAGGTCATTTTCATCAAATTTATAGTTTTCCGACAATGGGTTTTTCATATATAATAATTTATTATATACATTAGACAGTTGAAATGCACAAGTGTGACAAAATAAAAAAGACCGTTCCGCAAGTTGCAGAACGGTCTTTCCGTATGAAGAATAAAAAAAATTATTTAATCAGCATCATTTTTTTTGTCATTTGATATTGCTGTCCGTTGTTTCCGTTTGCAAAGAGTCTATAGAAATATACTCCGCTTGCAAAACTGGAAGCATTGAAAGAAACTGTGTAATAGCCTGCTGTCTGAATTTCGTTCACAAGCTGCGCAACTTCTCTTCCTGTAATGTCATAAATTTTTAACATGATTTTTCCGTCAAGCGGTAAATCATAATTTATTTTTGTTACAGGATTAAACGGATTCGGATAATTCTGTGATAAATCGAATTTATTCGGAATACCGACATTTATTTCAGATGATAAATTATAATACTCAAAGTTGCCATTGTAATCTATTTGTTTGAGTCTGTAATTATATTTACCTGTATTCAATCCTCTGTCAGTAAATGAATATGATTTTGTTTCATGTGTGGTACCGCTTCCGGTTACAAATCCGGCTTTCGTCCATTGACCGTCACTTGTTTTTCTTTCAATATCAAAACCTGAATTATTTATTTCTTCAGCTGTTGACCAATTCAGATTAACGTCTCGTTGAGATACTGAAGCTGTGAATGAAGAAAGCTCAACAGGAAGAACGCCTCCATTATTTTCAATCCATTCTGCAATTTTCTGGAATACATTAATAGGTGCTTCAACAACATCAGTGCTTGGTCTGAATGCCCAATACTGATTTGTTCCATAAAACATATTATATGTTGAACCGGCATAATATACAGCGTTAGCAGTATCATTAGTTGTCAGCGTAGCAGGAACGAATGCTGCTGAACCTCCGTTAACTGCCATTACGAAGTCAGGATAGCTACCCGTAACATAATTATTATTTAAACCTGAAAAATCATTAACTCCATTAAATGTGCTGTCAGCCGCTGCAATTGTAGATAGCCAGTTATCGCCCCAATACATTGATCTCAGATATTGACGGTAGAAGACAGTATCTGCTGCAGGAGCTGATGCATTTCTTCTCGGGTCATTATAATATCCTAAATCATTGGAGAAAATCATAAAGGTTTTTTTAACGCCTGAACCGGATAAAGGCAATGGAGCATTATCCAGGAATGATTTCATTGAATCTCTTAATGCAGGACTCCAGTTTGCACTATTACCAAGCAATACAATAAGTGTTTGCCAGCTGCTGAAAGATACATTCGGGAAAGTTGTAAGAACATCATACTTTCCTGCATAACCAGATTGGTTCATGTGTGACATTAATGAATCAGCACTTTGCTGGTCAGCATTAAGTATTAGAACATCTTTAGGATTGCTTACTGTGAATGATGTCTTTAATGTATCATTGCTTCTATCCTGGTCAGTTACCAAACTTGTATAGATTGTTACGTTATATGTTCCTGCAACATTCGGAGTAAAGTTATCCGGGAAAGAAATGCTTTTTGAAGTTCCGGCTGCTAAAGTATCTGATGTTGTAGTAGTTAAGTTTGCAGGACCTGTTATCTGATAAGTAATGTTAAACGGAACTATTTGAGAAAGAGTACCGAAATTTCTTATCGTTGCATTGGGAGTAATCTGTGTATTTGATGTGAACAATGTGCCCGTAGGAGCATTATTGGCTGTAACACCGACATCATTTAAAACCGGTTCACCTACTGTTACATCGTCAATAAAAATTCCATTTCCGTCATAATTCTGATGTCTGAAACCAATCCAGCAAGTCTGTCCGGAATAACCACCGATATAGACTGTGAACTTATTCCAAGTGCCTGATGTGATTTCGTTTGTGTTAAATTCAACAAGAACAGTTGAAAAACTAGTATAGACAGAGTCTGTATTTGAAATAAATACAAACATAGAATCGGGCGGGTAATTACTTGAATAT
Proteins encoded in this region:
- a CDS encoding choice-of-anchor J domain-containing protein translates to MKRKTFTILLFIFSIFLISAPTSEAQYKLNEGFEDTTFPPAGWTRANISGSVEWVRSTAQKRTGVASAFSNYDASEPSMDWLISKRFVPGVTDSLTFYARRQYSSNYPPDSMFVFISNTDSVYTSFSTVLVEFNTNEITSGTWNKFTVYIGGYSGQTCWIGFRHQNYDGNGIFIDDVTVGEPVLNDVGVTANNAPTGTLFTSNTQITPNATIRNFGTLSQIVPFNITYQITGPANLTTTTSDTLAAGTSKSISFPDNFTPNVAGTYNVTIYTSLVTDQDRSNDTLKTSFTVSNPKDVLILNADQQSADSLMSHMNQSGYAGKYDVLTTFPNVSFSSWQTLIVLLGNSANWSPALRDSMKSFLDNAPLPLSGSGVKKTFMIFSNDLGYYNDPRRNASAPAADTVFYRQYLRSMYWGDNWLSTIAAADSTFNGVNDFSGLNNNYVTGSYPDFVMAVNGGSAAFVPATLTTNDTANAVYYAGSTYNMFYGTNQYWAFRPSTDVVEAPINVFQKIAEWIENNGGVLPVELSSFTASVSQRDVNLNWSTAEEINNSGFDIERKTSDGQWTKAGFVTGSGTTHETKSYSFTDRGLNTGKYNYRLKQIDYNGNFEYYNLSSEINVGIPNKFDLSQNYPNPFNPVTKINYDLPLDGKIMLKIYDITGREVAQLVNEIQTAGYYTVSFNASSFASGVYFYRLFANGNNGQQYQMTKKMMLIK